In Alteromonas naphthalenivorans, one DNA window encodes the following:
- a CDS encoding SLC13 family permease, with protein sequence MSAEKPFDRSSFIILIALLTSLALGSGIYFSDLSADIALTAGITLFVAILWVTEALPIPATSLIPFALFPLAGVLTHAEAASSLGSHVIILLMAAFMLSKGLEKANLHQRFAIYMLRVTGAGSPLKLILSFMLTTAILSMWISNTATILMMLPMAMAIINAMENPRFGVALILGIAYAASLGGVGTPIGTPPNIIFMSVYEETQGHEYSFIEWMKTGVPIVLVSIPLMALWLARGLTQVGNIALPQPGKWTVAEKRVLAIFGTVAMAWVFRPFWSAWLGITTISDSTIAVAGVVAMFMTNNGETTPATETRKGQHDKLLDWKTANNIPWGMLLLFAGGICIAKAFKSSGLSVLMGEWLTGLSTLPVIFLILGICLFVTFLTEITSNTATATLLMPILAAAGFAVGVDPKLLMIPAAISASCAFMLPVATAPNAIAYSTEKFDIKTMAREGIVLNVIVALVVTGVCYLTL encoded by the coding sequence ATGAGTGCCGAAAAGCCGTTCGACAGAAGCTCGTTTATTATTCTTATTGCCCTTCTTACTTCACTAGCGCTTGGCTCAGGAATATACTTTTCAGATCTAAGTGCTGATATTGCCCTTACCGCAGGCATTACCTTGTTTGTGGCAATATTATGGGTAACGGAAGCGCTGCCCATACCCGCAACCTCACTTATCCCATTTGCACTATTTCCTCTTGCCGGTGTATTGACCCATGCCGAAGCGGCTTCGTCGCTAGGTAGCCACGTTATTATCTTGCTAATGGCAGCGTTCATGCTATCGAAAGGGTTAGAGAAAGCTAACCTGCATCAACGGTTCGCTATTTATATGCTACGAGTCACTGGGGCGGGAAGCCCGCTAAAGCTAATATTAAGTTTTATGCTGACCACCGCTATTTTAAGCATGTGGATAAGTAACACAGCCACCATTTTAATGATGCTACCTATGGCCATGGCCATTATTAATGCTATGGAAAACCCACGATTTGGTGTAGCCCTTATTTTAGGTATTGCTTATGCCGCAAGTCTAGGCGGCGTGGGCACGCCCATTGGCACGCCGCCCAATATTATTTTTATGAGCGTTTATGAAGAAACGCAAGGGCATGAATACAGCTTTATTGAGTGGATGAAAACTGGGGTGCCCATTGTACTGGTCTCTATTCCGCTAATGGCGTTGTGGCTAGCACGGGGGTTAACGCAAGTGGGTAACATTGCTTTACCTCAACCAGGCAAATGGACAGTGGCCGAAAAGCGCGTTTTGGCGATATTCGGCACCGTCGCCATGGCGTGGGTATTCAGGCCGTTCTGGAGTGCGTGGTTAGGTATTACCACTATTAGCGATAGCACCATTGCGGTAGCCGGTGTTGTGGCCATGTTTATGACCAATAACGGTGAAACAACGCCTGCCACTGAAACGCGCAAAGGCCAACACGACAAATTACTCGACTGGAAAACCGCCAATAATATTCCTTGGGGCATGTTGTTATTGTTCGCTGGTGGTATTTGTATTGCTAAAGCGTTTAAATCATCGGGCTTGAGCGTGCTAATGGGGGAGTGGCTTACCGGGCTTTCAACCCTACCGGTGATTTTCCTTATTCTGGGTATCTGTTTATTTGTAACCTTCTTGACCGAAATTACATCGAATACCGCCACAGCCACACTACTTATGCCAATATTAGCGGCAGCAGGCTTTGCGGTAGGTGTAGATCCTAAACTACTAATGATACCCGCCGCTATTAGCGCTAGTTGTGCGTTTATGCTGCCAGTAGCTACCGCGCCAAACGCAATTGCTTATTCCACCGAGAAGTTTGATATAAAAACCATGGCACGAGAGGGCATAGTGCTTAACGTAATTGTTGCCTTAGTGGTAACAGGTGTGTGTTATTTAACGTTATAA
- a CDS encoding replication initiation protein has protein sequence MLSEMIQPVLAAPVSARERLIKRLETTTPQQTLCAQEDVTKSTYRYRFSALQKYLHIQVNPINTKCWLIFDLDGTDPFIWEDKLLPPPNIIVSGQGPKAKLQQISAHLFYAIQNVPTSRNSRRKPINFLNDIKRKMTSELMADNAYTGPLCKNPLHPFWKTSFLHDHEYNLNELNDGFKRQEMYKRGDFDWDDVPDSRNCTVFHELRFEAYRRVIFARENWSYEQWEQHLFQLAIYFNDFTGKDLSKTHQLPLNELSSIVRSVSRWTWLNYNPPHNRGIAGLWNLPIQAITQKLAQQEGARYTHRTRQEKTKQQILEARSRLTKRGERLTQINLAKESGLTRQTIAKYKDVIKC, from the coding sequence ATGTTATCTGAAATGATTCAGCCAGTCTTGGCTGCGCCTGTTAGTGCGCGAGAGAGACTAATCAAACGGCTAGAAACCACAACTCCCCAACAAACTCTTTGCGCACAAGAGGATGTGACTAAAAGCACCTATCGGTACAGATTTAGTGCCTTACAAAAGTATCTTCACATCCAGGTTAATCCAATAAATACAAAGTGCTGGCTGATATTCGATTTAGACGGGACAGATCCATTTATATGGGAAGACAAACTATTACCACCTCCAAACATTATAGTAAGTGGACAGGGCCCTAAAGCAAAGTTGCAACAGATCTCCGCACACCTTTTTTACGCCATTCAAAATGTACCAACTAGCCGGAATTCACGCCGAAAACCTATTAATTTCCTAAACGATATCAAAAGAAAAATGACTAGCGAATTGATGGCCGATAATGCTTACACTGGTCCGCTTTGCAAGAACCCACTTCATCCGTTTTGGAAAACAAGTTTTCTACACGATCACGAATATAACTTAAACGAACTAAACGATGGGTTTAAGCGACAAGAAATGTACAAACGTGGGGACTTTGATTGGGATGATGTTCCCGATTCAAGAAATTGCACGGTGTTCCATGAGTTAAGGTTTGAAGCATATCGCCGAGTAATTTTCGCTAGGGAAAACTGGAGCTATGAGCAATGGGAACAACACCTTTTTCAGCTCGCGATTTACTTTAATGATTTTACCGGAAAAGACCTGAGCAAAACGCACCAATTGCCGCTTAATGAACTTTCTTCGATAGTTCGCAGCGTATCTCGATGGACCTGGCTGAACTACAACCCACCGCATAATAGGGGCATAGCAGGTCTTTGGAACCTACCCATTCAAGCAATTACCCAAAAGCTGGCACAGCAAGAAGGCGCACGTTACACGCATCGAACGCGACAAGAGAAAACCAAACAACAAATATTGGAAGCTAGATCTCGTCTTACAAAGCGAGGCGAGCGCCTTACTCAGATCAATCTGGCGAAGGAATCTGGTCTAACTCGTCAAACAATAGCGAAGTACAAGGATGTGATTAAATGTTAA
- a CDS encoding helix-turn-helix domain-containing protein — protein sequence MSAFITTKQAAAYLNCTPQHLYNLRNKRKSAIEEGNKTLANKLAPEAIKIGGKLLFEESKLESWLRTYGEVA from the coding sequence ATGTCCGCATTTATTACCACGAAACAAGCAGCAGCGTACTTAAACTGTACGCCTCAGCATCTATACAATCTAAGAAATAAACGTAAATCTGCCATTGAAGAAGGCAACAAGACTTTAGCTAACAAGCTCGCGCCTGAAGCAATTAAAATTGGTGGAAAACTACTCTTCGAAGAATCCAAGCTGGAAAGCTGGCTGCGTACCTACGGCGAAGTTGCTTAG
- a CDS encoding helix-turn-helix domain-containing protein — protein sequence MNNDESPFPKRLKQARKDRGLSQKQLGILSGMDEFSASARMNQYEKGVHSPDFKTVKALAEVLKVPTAFLYCEEDDLAEQIASFKNG from the coding sequence ATGAATAATGATGAGTCGCCTTTTCCCAAACGGTTGAAGCAGGCTAGAAAAGATCGGGGATTGTCTCAAAAGCAACTCGGTATCCTGTCAGGGATGGACGAGTTTTCAGCTTCCGCTCGCATGAACCAATATGAAAAAGGGGTCCATTCGCCCGACTTTAAGACGGTGAAGGCGTTAGCGGAGGTACTGAAAGTTCCTACAGCTTTTCTTTATTGTGAAGAAGATGACTTAGCGGAACAGATCGCCAGTTTTAAAAATGGTTAG